The Sphingobium sp. EP60837 DNA segment GAATATTCAGGCCTGAGCTTGAAGCTGATCGGCTTCGGCGTCGTGGAAAAAGAAGAAGCCAAGAATTGATGATGTCCTATTTTGCCTTCGGCAGCGCCGCGACGGGCGCCGCCCTGCTGCCACGCCCATGCATCGGTCACCGGACGATCGGCGCGTCCTTGTTGCTGATCGCCGCTGCGCTGGCGGCGCCGTCCGCTTGGGCGGACCAAAATATCGTCGCCGCCGATAGTGCGCAGGTCGATTGCCAGGCTTCGGCCAAGGACCTGACCCGCATCAGCCTGGTGGAAGACGAATTCGCCAGCGTGTCCAAAATCTCGACCGGCAACAGCACGGATGATTTTTCGGTGGTCAATGAACCGGTGCGCGGCGACATTTATCTCTCGGTGCCCGACGGGTTCAAGCGGCCGATGCTCTCCTTTTTCGGCACCAGCAAGCGCGGCTATGTCTACAAATTCGCGTGCCGCATCGGGGGCGACGACGCCGTGCAGCTGTTCGTCTCCAATCCCGCCATCGCGCGCGAGAAGGCGGCCGAAGCGGCACCCGGCGACGGGGCCCCCGATCCCCAGGAAGCCGCCGTGCAGTTGATGCAGGCCATGTATGCCGGCGGCGCGACGGCCGGATATGACATGCTCCAGCGCTCGCTGCGGCCCGTCTATGTAGGCGACCTAAAGGTTCAGATGATCGCGGAATATCGCGGCGCCGACCTTACCGGCAAGGTGCTACGCATCGAGAATAAGGGCGCAGCGCCCATTGAACTTAATGAAGCGACCGTCGCGCCAGCCAGCGCGCTCGCCGTTTCGATCGCCCAGCCCAAACTCGCTCCAGGCAAAGTCACGACCGCCTATCTCGTATCGCAAAATGGGAGGCCATGATGGCGCTTGCCAATCTCTTTTCGCGTAAAGCCACATCCACCATTCCGCCAAGCGAAGGCGTGTCCCCGGTCGCGGCCGATCTTCAAGCCAATGAGGATGTGCGGCGCAAGCAAATGACCCTGCTCGCCGGTGTTGCGGGCGTCGGCCTCATCGCAGCCTGCTTCTGGATCTTCAGCGACGACAAAAAGGCGGACGAGGTCGAAACCGGCAGCGTCACGGATGTCGATGTCTCCACCAAGGATCTCGTGAACCGCAACCTCTCCCAGCAAGAGTGGATGGCGATGTCGGAGAACCAGTTTCAAGCCCAGGAAAATCAGCTGAAGGCGGTTGGCGGCCAGCAAGAACGCATGGATGCGCTGACGGCGCAGGTGGAGGCATTGAAAGGGCAGAACCAGGCCATGCAGGCCGACGGGCAGCGGGTGCTCTCTGCCTATCAGGCTGAGAATGACCAGCTGCGCCGTCAAGTCTCCCAAGCGCGGCCTGCGCCAGCAGCAGGGCCGACGGCCCTTTATGGCCCTGGCGGTACGCAAGCCTATCAGCGGCCTGACGGGATCGAAGGCAAGGGCGCGCCCCTAGCGATCACCCGCGCCAATGAAGTGAAGATGGTTAGCTTCGCCGGTGGTGAGGGCGGGACGGCTTCCAAGGTCGAGAGGGGTAATACCGTCTATACTGACAGTCCCAACTATCTTCCGCCCAACAGCTTTGCGCGGGCGCGCGTGATCGTTGGCGTTGATGCCAGCGCCGGGGTCAACAGCCAGACCGATCCGCTGCCCGTAGTCCTGCGCGTCACGGGGCCCGCGCGCTCGGTCTTTGCCAACGGCAAGCTGCTCACGACCAAGATCGAGGGCTGCCTCGTCAATGGCGCGGCGCGCGGCGATCTCTCGAGCGAGAAGGTCTATGTGAAGCTCCAGAAGATGACCTGCCCACAGCCCGGCGGCCGCTACGCCGTCTCGGAAGTGAAGGGTTTCATCGCCTTTGCGGGCAAGACCGGCGTGCGCGGTCGCGTGGTGTCGCGCGAAGGATCGCTGGTCACCCAGGCATTCCTCGCCGGCATGATGGGCGGCTTTGGCCGGGGCTTCTCCGCCAACAGCAACAGCATCTTCCAGGGCACCAACATCTCGACCGACGGCAAACGGCCTAAGCTTTCCACCGGCGATATTCTCGAAGGGGGCATTGGCGAGGGCGTCGCCCAGACCGGCGACATGGTGTCCAAATATCTGATCGAGCGCGCCGAACAATATCAGCCGGTGATCGAGATGCCGACCGGCATCGATGTCGAGATTGTCTTCCTGGAGGGTGTCTATGTCCGCAACTAAGCTGGTTCGCCCCATCGGCGGGCTTGTCCGCCCCTCGCGCGTCGTCATCGCCGCGTCCGCCTGCGTTGGCCTTGCCAGCCTCGCCCTTGCCGCTGACGTTAGCAACGAGAGCAGCGCGGTCCGTGGCTTGCTGAAAGCTCGGCTCCCCAAGACAGCGGTGAGCGGCGTCAATTGCACCAAGATCCGGGGCCTGTGCGAAGTGACCGCCGGCTCCAACCTCTTCTATGTGGATGGCTCAGCGCGTTATCTGATCATCGGCCGCGTCTATGACATGGAAACGCGGCAGGACATCACCGCGGCGCGCCTGCTCGAAATGAACCCGGACATGTTGGTGGGCGCTGCTGCGTCCGCCAACGCGGCGGCGACCAGCGGCGAAGTGCAGAAGGCAGCAGCGGGCGCTGCGCGCGCCGACAATGTCGTGCCCGACTCCCCGCGCATCCTGCCGCTCGCCGAACTGCCCAAGGAGGGCGCGATCGTCTGGGGCCATAGCGCCGCCCCTTCGGTGACCGTCTTCTCGGATTTTCGCTGCAGCTATTGCCGTGCGCTCTCTAGCGTCCTGCGCGCGATGAACGTTCGTGTGATCGAGCGCCCCATCTCCTCGCTCGGCAGCCGTGATCTCTCCGACCGCGTTTACTGCGCGAAGAACAGGGAAGAAGCGCTGCACGCGGCCTATGCCGGCGAGCCGATCAAGGCCGGTCCCGCCTGCGACACCAGCGGGCTCGACGCCAATGAAGCCTTCGCGCGCAAACATGGCCTTAACGGCACGCCCGTGATCGTGCGCAGCGATGGCGCCGTGCTCGAGGGCTATCGGCCAAGGCCCTTCCTCGAGAAATGGCTCAAGGAAGGCCGGTCATGATGAGCCCTAATAAGCCACGCCCCTTTAGCTGGCCGGAGGCCCTCGCCGGCCTCTTCGCCATCACCACACTGTCCGGCTGCGTTGGGCTTGGCGGCAACATCAAGGGCAGCTTTGCCTGTCAGGCCCCCGACGGCATCTGTGCGCCGAGCGCCGTAATCGACGATCGCGCCCTTCGCCTTATCAGCGAGGATCCCTCGGCCACGCCGGCACCCGCCGGGACGTACCGGCCCGAAGCCAAACCCCCCACCGCAAAAAGCTCGTCGGTGCGGGTCGCCGCTGTTCAGCCGGTGCGCGGCCCGGTCAGCACGACGCCCGGCCGCTCGAATGAGCGGGTGCTGCGGATCGTCTTTCCTGCCCATATTGATGCGCGCGGGCGGCTGCACGAGGCGAGCGCTGTTCATGCCGTCGTTTCCCAAGGCGAATGGCAGACATCGACCGACGATAACGCGGCGCCGACCCGCAATGCGATGTCCGCCGCACCGGACATGCCGAGCCTCGCTGAAGCACTGGCCAGCAAAGAGGCTGCGCCTTTGGAGGTTGATCCCAATCTTCCCGATCCAGCTGTCGTCGCAGCCGCCCGGGCGCGCAAGGCCGATCCGGTCGCGGCCATCAAGGCGGAGGTCGCAGGGCGGCTGAGGCCTTCGCCGCGGTCTGCGGCCAAGGCGGAGGTGGCAGGGCGGCTGAGGCCTTCGCCGCGGTCTGCGGCCGATGATGTCGCGCCATCTACGGGCGGGCAGTCCACAATATCTGCAGCCGAGCAGCCGACAACCGCCGCTGTTCGACCGACCGTGCAGGCAGCCTCCTTCCCAGCAGCGGTTGCGGAGGACAAGTAATGCCCGGATTATTCCAGCGCCTAATGGCGACTATGCTCGGCGATAGCGATAAGCCGGATGCGGATCGGCCGGACATTGGCGTGCCGATGCTCGCCCATTGGCTCCCCTATCGCAGCTATGATCCCAAGACGGGCATCTTCTACAACAGCGCTTCGCGCGGCTTTGTGCTGGAGGTCGCGCCGATGGTGGGCGCAGACGAACGCACCGGCGAGATCCTATCGCAGTTCATCTCCGAAGCCATTCCTACGCCTGGCTGCCTCCAGTTCCACCAATGGATGTCGCCGCGTGTGGGGGAACATCTCTCCAGATGGAATGTCCCCCGCTATCTTGCCCGCGGCGTTTATGAACGCATGGCCAAGCACCGGGTCGAATTTCTGACCGAGGGCGTCTGGTCCTCGCTGTCGACCGACGCGCCCTTTTACCTGCGCGATCATCGCGTGGCGATATCCTATTCCACACCGGAATCCTCGGGCGTGTCCAATGAGCAGATTATAGCCGTGATGGAGGGGATGATCTCCGCCCTCGCCTCGATCAACGTCACCGCCCGCAAAATGGATCCGGTGAAGCTCATCGCCTGGATCGACGATCTCACCTCGCCCACCACCGCGCCCGGCGACGATGCCGTGAGCTACAGCCCCTATGACAGCATTGCCGACCAATCCATCCGCCGCGACATCGAGATGCGGATCGAGGCGGACAAAATCCTGCTGCGTACCGAGCGCTTCCGCCCGACCGGCAAGGAGATCGACGGCACGCCCGAGATCGGCGAAATCTACCCCGACGCCTTCGACGTCCGCTCCTTTTCTGTACGCAACCTCCCCCAGCGCTGGGCGCCCTGGGACATGACCCGCCTCATCGGCGACATGTTCACCGACAAGCTGCGCATGCCCTGCCCCGTCGCCACCAATCTTTGCATCGATTTTCCCGATGTGGAGGCCGCATCGAGCAAGGCCGGCATGAAATATATGCGCACCACCAGCCTTGCGGACAGCAAATCGGCCAGATTTCTGCCTCAGCTCAAGGAGCAGAGCCAGGAGTGGGCGCGGGTAAATGACGAGCTCAAGCAAGGCAGCAAGCTTGTCAAACTCTTCTATTGCGTCACCGCCTTTTCGCCGCAAGGGAAGGGCGACGCCAATGAGCGGGTCCTAAAATCCGTCTACCGCGCCTGTGGCTGGGATCTGCTCGACGACCGTTATCTCCAGATCATGGGCCTGCTCTGCGCCATGCCGATGACGATGGCGAACGGGCTGTCCAAGGATCTCGTTCGCATGAAGCGGATGCGCACCCAGCTGACCAGCACCGCTGCGAACCTGGCGCCGATCCAGGGCGAATATCTGGGCGGCCATGTGCCCCATATGCTGCTGATCGGCAGGCGCGGGCAGCCCTTTTTCTGGTCCCCATTCGAAAATGCCGCGGGCAACCATAATGTCGCAGTGTTCGGCAAATCCGGCTCGGGCAAATCGGTTGCGCTTCAGGAACTCTGCGCATCGCTCTGCGGCGCGGGCGCGCGCGTGGTCGTGATCGACGATGGCCGGTCCTTTGAGCATAGCGCCAAGCTCCAGGGCGGCGCCTTTGTCGAGTTCACCATGTCGTCGGGCTTTTGCCTCAATCCCTTCAGCATGATCGATGCCGAGCTCGCCGCGCGCGACGAGGATTATCTGCTCGACTGCATGGCGATGCTGAAGGCGATCATGAACCAGATGGCCCGGCACATCGACACCCTCAATGACACCGAACGCGGTCTGATCGATGGCGCCGTCAATGAAGTCTGGGAAGTCCAAGGCCGGGATGGGTCCATCGACGCGGTGATTGGGGCGCTCGAGCAGACCGGCAATGCGCTCGCCACCAATCTCGCCATCGCCATGCGGCCCTTCTCATCGAGGGGCACCTATGGGAAATTTTTCGAGGGCGAGGCATCGTTTGAACTGTCAGCGCAGCTGACCGTGTTCGAGCTTTCGGATCTTTCCACCCGCGAGGAACTGCGCAGCGTCGTCCTGACCGCGATCATGTTCATGGCGCAGCAGATGATGCGCAAGGTCGATCGCGCCGTCCCCAAAGCCCTGCTCCTGGACGAAGCCTGGCAATTGTTGCGCGGCGGCGCGATGGCCGACTTTATCGAAACCTATGCGCGCACCTGCCGGAAATATGGCGCGTCGCTGGTAACGGCAACCCAGTCGCTCAACGACTATTATAAGTCAGCAGGTTCCATTGCTGCGCTGGAAAATAGCGACTGGTTCATGATCCTCCAGCAGAAGCCGGAAACCATTGCCGACTTCAAGAAGCATGATCGCTTCGAGATGGACGATTATACCGACGCCTTGCTGCGGTCGTTAAAGCGCAACGGCTTTGAATATTCCGACATCATGATCAAGGGACCCGACACTTTGGCGGTCGGTCGCCTGGTGCTCGACCCCTATTCCGCCACCCTCTTCTCCTCGAGTCCCAAGACCTTCGCGGCGATTGAAAAAATGATGCAGGACGGGCTCACCATGGAGGAGGCGATCGAACGCATCGCTTATCCCGACAGCCCGGACAAATGGACCGGCGGCAGCGCGGCGCCGCTGGCCCTGGCGGCGGAGTGACGGCCATGGCGATCCCTTTCGAACAGCCACGGTCCTTCGATTGGCGGCACGCCGCCTATTGCCTGCTGCATGTCATAGGCACGATCACATCCACGCTGCTGATGAACTGGGGCCTTCTTGTCCTTTTCTTCCTGATGCTGGGCAACTTCAGCTTCGATGGGCTGATGCACCAGCTGCATAATCTAACCTCGCGCTACATGGCCGCCGATCGCGAGCGCGCGACTGCCTTCTTCGCATTGATTGCCGGCGTCCAGCTGTTCCTTCTCGCCTGCCTCCTTCTTCTCCGCCGCCATTCGATCGTGCCGCGCCGCACCGCGCGCAGGAGCCATATCCATGTCTGAACAAGATCAACTCCACCTGCCTCACATCCCCATTGCTGCTGCTCCTACCGCACCGAAGCTTCAGCAAAGCCGACAGACAGCGTTTGCCGGTCTCAGCTGCTCCCAGATCGCTGCTGGCACGCTCATCCTGGGCACCGCCATCTGGGGCATGTGGGTGACCAAGACGCTGGTCACGCCCAAACAGGACCTTATCGTCTCCGCCCGGCTCTCCGCGATCGTGGGCGATTATGTGCAGGCGCAAGCCCGTTCCGCTACGCCGGCTCCCCAGGTCGAGGGGGAGATGCGCCGTTTCATGGCGGCGCTCGATAAGGAGGTGCAGCGACGCTCCGACAAAGGCGAGATCATCATGGTCGGAGAAGCGGTGCTGACCAAAAATGTGCCAGACATCACCGACAGCATCAAAAAGGCCGTCTATGCCTCGGGCATCGCCTATCCGCGCCAGGCGTCGGCTCAAGGCATGCAGGCGCTGGCCCGGCAGACAGGCGTCCCACCCTCCCCCACCGCAGCACTGGCACCGGCGCTTCCAGCTGCCCCGCTCGCGATGACGTCGGAGGATGCCGCCGCGTCGGCTTTGGCCCCTCTCCCTGCCAGCTCTGCGCCAGTCCCGGCTTTTGGAGGCTATGATGGCGCAAGCGGCCAGTGACATGCCCGCTACCGGTTGGCGTCCGCGATGGCATCTGTGGGGCGCGCTAGGGCTCAGCCTGGTGGCACTCGGCAGCTATCGGGCGATCAGCGAATGGCGTGACGCCCATGCGTTGTTGATCAACAGCACGGACTCGCTGCCGAACTGGGCTTTCGTCATCCACAGAGCCACGGCCCCGCTGCGGGGCGATTACGTCTTCTTCACCCCGCCGAAAACGGTGCTGGTGCGCCGGCATTTTGGGGAGCAAGCGCAGCCCTTCGGCAAGCTCGTCTATGGCATGCCCGGCGACATTGTCAGCCATGACGGGGCCATCGTCGCCATCAATGGCAGGCCAGTCGCACGCATGAAACCAAAGACGCGCTGGGGTGAAATGCTGACGCCCGGCGCG contains these protein-coding regions:
- a CDS encoding type-F conjugative transfer system secretin TraK, which gives rise to MMSYFAFGSAATGAALLPRPCIGHRTIGASLLLIAAALAAPSAWADQNIVAADSAQVDCQASAKDLTRISLVEDEFASVSKISTGNSTDDFSVVNEPVRGDIYLSVPDGFKRPMLSFFGTSKRGYVYKFACRIGGDDAVQLFVSNPAIAREKAAEAAPGDGAPDPQEAAVQLMQAMYAGGATAGYDMLQRSLRPVYVGDLKVQMIAEYRGADLTGKVLRIENKGAAPIELNEATVAPASALAVSIAQPKLAPGKVTTAYLVSQNGRP
- a CDS encoding TraB/VirB10 family protein, with the protein product MALANLFSRKATSTIPPSEGVSPVAADLQANEDVRRKQMTLLAGVAGVGLIAACFWIFSDDKKADEVETGSVTDVDVSTKDLVNRNLSQQEWMAMSENQFQAQENQLKAVGGQQERMDALTAQVEALKGQNQAMQADGQRVLSAYQAENDQLRRQVSQARPAPAAGPTALYGPGGTQAYQRPDGIEGKGAPLAITRANEVKMVSFAGGEGGTASKVERGNTVYTDSPNYLPPNSFARARVIVGVDASAGVNSQTDPLPVVLRVTGPARSVFANGKLLTTKIEGCLVNGAARGDLSSEKVYVKLQKMTCPQPGGRYAVSEVKGFIAFAGKTGVRGRVVSREGSLVTQAFLAGMMGGFGRGFSANSNSIFQGTNISTDGKRPKLSTGDILEGGIGEGVAQTGDMVSKYLIERAEQYQPVIEMPTGIDVEIVFLEGVYVRN
- a CDS encoding DsbC family protein, which encodes MSATKLVRPIGGLVRPSRVVIAASACVGLASLALAADVSNESSAVRGLLKARLPKTAVSGVNCTKIRGLCEVTAGSNLFYVDGSARYLIIGRVYDMETRQDITAARLLEMNPDMLVGAAASANAAATSGEVQKAAAGAARADNVVPDSPRILPLAELPKEGAIVWGHSAAPSVTVFSDFRCSYCRALSSVLRAMNVRVIERPISSLGSRDLSDRVYCAKNREEALHAAYAGEPIKAGPACDTSGLDANEAFARKHGLNGTPVIVRSDGAVLEGYRPRPFLEKWLKEGRS
- a CDS encoding TraV family lipoprotein, which translates into the protein MMSPNKPRPFSWPEALAGLFAITTLSGCVGLGGNIKGSFACQAPDGICAPSAVIDDRALRLISEDPSATPAPAGTYRPEAKPPTAKSSSVRVAAVQPVRGPVSTTPGRSNERVLRIVFPAHIDARGRLHEASAVHAVVSQGEWQTSTDDNAAPTRNAMSAAPDMPSLAEALASKEAAPLEVDPNLPDPAVVAAARARKADPVAAIKAEVAGRLRPSPRSAAKAEVAGRLRPSPRSAADDVAPSTGGQSTISAAEQPTTAAVRPTVQAASFPAAVAEDK
- the traC gene encoding type IV secretion system protein TraC, producing MPGLFQRLMATMLGDSDKPDADRPDIGVPMLAHWLPYRSYDPKTGIFYNSASRGFVLEVAPMVGADERTGEILSQFISEAIPTPGCLQFHQWMSPRVGEHLSRWNVPRYLARGVYERMAKHRVEFLTEGVWSSLSTDAPFYLRDHRVAISYSTPESSGVSNEQIIAVMEGMISALASINVTARKMDPVKLIAWIDDLTSPTTAPGDDAVSYSPYDSIADQSIRRDIEMRIEADKILLRTERFRPTGKEIDGTPEIGEIYPDAFDVRSFSVRNLPQRWAPWDMTRLIGDMFTDKLRMPCPVATNLCIDFPDVEAASSKAGMKYMRTTSLADSKSARFLPQLKEQSQEWARVNDELKQGSKLVKLFYCVTAFSPQGKGDANERVLKSVYRACGWDLLDDRYLQIMGLLCAMPMTMANGLSKDLVRMKRMRTQLTSTAANLAPIQGEYLGGHVPHMLLIGRRGQPFFWSPFENAAGNHNVAVFGKSGSGKSVALQELCASLCGAGARVVVIDDGRSFEHSAKLQGGAFVEFTMSSGFCLNPFSMIDAELAARDEDYLLDCMAMLKAIMNQMARHIDTLNDTERGLIDGAVNEVWEVQGRDGSIDAVIGALEQTGNALATNLAIAMRPFSSRGTYGKFFEGEASFELSAQLTVFELSDLSTREELRSVVLTAIMFMAQQMMRKVDRAVPKALLLDEAWQLLRGGAMADFIETYARTCRKYGASLVTATQSLNDYYKSAGSIAALENSDWFMILQQKPETIADFKKHDRFEMDDYTDALLRSLKRNGFEYSDIMIKGPDTLAVGRLVLDPYSATLFSSSPKTFAAIEKMMQDGLTMEEAIERIAYPDSPDKWTGGSAAPLALAAE
- a CDS encoding type-F conjugative transfer system protein TrbI, which produces MSEQDQLHLPHIPIAAAPTAPKLQQSRQTAFAGLSCSQIAAGTLILGTAIWGMWVTKTLVTPKQDLIVSARLSAIVGDYVQAQARSATPAPQVEGEMRRFMAALDKEVQRRSDKGEIIMVGEAVLTKNVPDITDSIKKAVYASGIAYPRQASAQGMQALARQTGVPPSPTAALAPALPAAPLAMTSEDAAASALAPLPASSAPVPAFGGYDGASGQ
- a CDS encoding S26 family signal peptidase, with product MAQAASDMPATGWRPRWHLWGALGLSLVALGSYRAISEWRDAHALLINSTDSLPNWAFVIHRATAPLRGDYVFFTPPKTVLVRRHFGEQAQPFGKLVYGMPGDIVSHDGAIVAINGRPVARMKPKTRWGEMLTPGATGPIPQGCYYVGTPHKDGFDSRYAEIGFVCSRQIIGTGFPIL